One genomic region from bacterium encodes:
- the rdgB gene encoding RdgB/HAM1 family non-canonical purine NTP pyrophosphatase: MGNSLKLLLATKNTHKLEEIKNILGKAAGITYLSLHDFPGFAIKETGRSLLQNSLLKAEFAFKVTGNPSLADDSGLFIDALDGEPGIFSSRFASTDQARIDKVLNMMRSRTNRTAHFRAVFVYYFAPQRYQAFEGMCPGTIALEPRGANGFGYDPIFIPDGHKKTFAEMTPKTKNRISHRYRALRKFKAYLLR, from the coding sequence TTGGGCAATAGTTTAAAATTACTTCTAGCTACCAAGAATACGCACAAGCTGGAAGAGATAAAAAATATCCTCGGTAAGGCCGCGGGAATTACTTATCTCAGCCTCCATGATTTCCCCGGCTTTGCCATAAAGGAAACCGGAAGATCCCTCCTGCAAAACAGCCTTCTGAAAGCCGAGTTCGCGTTCAAGGTCACCGGCAATCCGTCCCTGGCTGATGATTCAGGACTTTTCATTGATGCGCTTGACGGCGAACCAGGAATCTTCTCTTCCCGTTTTGCTTCCACTGACCAGGCAAGGATCGATAAAGTCCTCAATATGATGCGGTCACGAACCAATAGAACTGCCCATTTCAGGGCGGTTTTTGTCTATTATTTTGCGCCGCAGCGATACCAGGCATTTGAAGGAATGTGCCCGGGTACCATCGCCCTTGAACCTAGGGGCGCCAATGGTTTCGGGTACGATCCGATCTTCATACCGGATGGACATAAGAAGACCTTTGCGGAGATGACGCCAAAGACCAAGAACCGCATCAGCCACCGTTACCGGGCGCTGCGTAAGTTCAAGGCTTACTTGCTGCGATAA
- a CDS encoding DUF167 domain-containing protein translates to MPQKIQIKIKVIPRSKKQELIVMPDGSLRVKLRSVPEKGKANKELIELIASHYDVSRSSVAIIKGEFAREKIVSIES, encoded by the coding sequence ATGCCTCAAAAGATCCAGATAAAAATCAAAGTTATTCCGCGTTCTAAAAAACAGGAATTGATCGTCATGCCTGACGGCTCGCTGCGGGTAAAGTTGCGTTCGGTTCCGGAAAAAGGCAAAGCGAACAAAGAGCTTATTGAATTGATCGCCAGCCACTACGACGTGAGCAGATCTTCGGTCGCTATCATTAAGGGAGAGTTTGCGCGGGAAAAGATCGTTAGTATCGAATCTTGA